Proteins encoded in a region of the Bicyclus anynana chromosome 27, ilBicAnyn1.1, whole genome shotgun sequence genome:
- the LOC112052526 gene encoding protein LLP homolog, which translates to MAKSMRSRWKRKCRAVKRERYAVKELARLKKMLGVKEEKVTESEVMESDQVIFLDAGEIGKKKKKKKVEEPKPTPEEEEDVQMSSDDEKIEVDGEDGKKRIFSSKTLKDQNGQYPVWLHKRKIKKLTTNRKNMKNKRKTKKRKQ; encoded by the exons ATGGCAAAATCTATGAGAAGCAGATGGAAGCGAAAATGTAGAGCGGTAAAGCGCGAACGTTATGCCGTAAAAGAACTTGCCAGGCTAAAGAAGATGTTGGgtgtaaaagaagaaaaagtaACGGAAAGTGAGGTTATGGAGTCTGATCAAGTTATATTTCTCGACGCCGGAGAAATTggtaagaaaaagaagaagaagaaggtagAGGAACCTAAACCTACACCAGAGGAGGAGGAAGATGTACAAATGAGTTCGGATGATGAAAAAATCGAG GTCGACGGAGAGGATGGCAAGAAGAGGATTTTCAGTTCAAAAACATTAAAGGACCAGAACGGACAGTATCCGGTGTGGTTACACAAAAGAAAGATCAAAAAATTGACGACAAACAGAAAGAACATGAAGAATAAGAGAAAGACTAAGAAAAGAAAACAGTGA